A window of Eubacteriaceae bacterium ES3 contains these coding sequences:
- a CDS encoding polyribonucleotide nucleotidyltransferase has product MNVFETEIAGRSFKVEIGEVAQLAKGSAMIRYGETEILAVASASKKPREGMDFFPLSVDYEEKQYSVGKIPGGFIKREGRPTERAILNSRLIDRPIRPLFPKGFRNDVQVVATVMSVDQNNAPEIAAMIGSSIALSISDIPFNGPTGAVAVGYIDGQFIINPDEEQRNISELSLVVSGTKDAIMMVEAGAEEIPEDVMLEAILTAHEEIKKIVAFQEEIIEAVGVEKKEYTLYLPTEELKAEIETFAGERIKVAVNTADKLERLENIDIQKAEIKEHFIEIYPEQGGDIDEVLNSLVKKEIRRLILIDRIRPDNRQMHEIRPITAKVDYLSRPHGSGLFTRGETQVLSVVTLGVLGDVQILDGLSNEESKRYMHHYNFPAYSVGEARPSRGPGRREIGHGALAERALLPMLPSEEDFPYAIRVVSEVLSSNGSTSQASVCGSSLSLLAAGVPLKAPVAGIAMGLIKEDEHVAILSDIQGMEDFLGDMDFKVAGTEKGITAIQMDIKIHGINKAILTEALEQARVGRLHILGIMNEEISEPRQEISPYAPRIIKMQIKPEKIRDVIGSGGKVINKIIDETGVKIDIEDDGQVFIASTDTESANRAKEIIENIVRELEIGEVLTGKVVRIMNFGAFVSLPGDKDGLIHISKLAHERVEKVEDVVNIGDEVTVKIVEIDNQGRINLSRKAVLPKNK; this is encoded by the coding sequence ATGAACGTATTTGAAACAGAAATTGCAGGTCGATCGTTTAAAGTGGAAATTGGTGAAGTTGCACAACTTGCAAAAGGTTCGGCAATGATCCGATATGGTGAAACAGAAATTTTGGCGGTTGCGTCCGCCTCAAAAAAACCCCGAGAAGGGATGGATTTTTTTCCGCTAAGCGTGGATTATGAAGAAAAACAATATTCTGTTGGTAAAATCCCTGGAGGTTTTATAAAAAGAGAGGGGCGTCCAACAGAAAGAGCAATTTTAAATTCCCGATTAATTGACCGACCAATAAGACCTTTATTTCCAAAAGGATTTAGAAATGATGTTCAGGTAGTGGCAACTGTTATGTCGGTTGATCAGAATAATGCGCCTGAAATTGCGGCAATGATTGGTTCATCAATTGCGCTAAGTATATCCGACATTCCATTTAATGGTCCTACAGGAGCAGTGGCAGTGGGGTACATTGATGGTCAGTTTATCATTAACCCGGATGAAGAACAACGGAATATAAGTGAACTGAGCCTTGTTGTATCCGGGACAAAAGATGCAATTATGATGGTGGAAGCAGGCGCTGAGGAGATACCTGAAGATGTAATGCTTGAAGCGATCCTGACGGCCCATGAAGAAATCAAAAAAATTGTCGCTTTTCAGGAAGAAATCATTGAGGCTGTTGGAGTAGAAAAAAAAGAATATACCCTCTACCTGCCAACAGAAGAACTTAAAGCCGAGATTGAAACTTTTGCTGGAGAGCGGATTAAAGTTGCAGTAAATACCGCTGATAAGCTGGAACGTCTGGAAAACATTGACATTCAAAAAGCTGAAATAAAAGAACATTTTATTGAGATCTATCCTGAACAGGGTGGCGATATTGATGAAGTATTAAATTCTTTAGTTAAAAAAGAAATCAGACGACTGATATTAATTGACCGAATTCGTCCGGATAATCGGCAAATGCATGAAATTCGTCCGATTACTGCGAAGGTTGATTATTTATCGCGCCCCCATGGTTCAGGTCTTTTTACACGAGGTGAAACTCAGGTTTTATCAGTGGTAACTTTAGGTGTGCTGGGTGATGTTCAGATTCTTGATGGCTTATCTAATGAAGAGTCTAAACGTTATATGCACCACTATAATTTCCCTGCTTACAGTGTGGGAGAAGCCAGACCGTCAAGAGGTCCTGGACGCCGCGAAATTGGTCATGGTGCCTTAGCAGAACGTGCACTTTTACCAATGCTTCCTTCAGAGGAAGATTTCCCATATGCAATTCGTGTTGTTTCGGAGGTATTAAGCTCTAATGGTTCTACTTCGCAGGCATCTGTTTGTGGAAGTTCTTTATCATTGCTTGCAGCAGGTGTTCCTTTAAAAGCACCGGTAGCTGGGATTGCAATGGGATTGATAAAAGAAGATGAGCATGTTGCAATTCTTTCTGATATTCAGGGGATGGAAGACTTCCTTGGCGACATGGACTTTAAAGTGGCTGGAACAGAAAAAGGAATTACTGCTATTCAAATGGATATTAAAATTCATGGGATAAACAAAGCTATTTTAACTGAAGCCTTAGAACAGGCAAGGGTTGGACGATTGCACATTCTTGGGATTATGAATGAAGAGATTTCTGAGCCGCGTCAGGAAATATCACCTTATGCTCCAAGAATTATCAAAATGCAGATAAAACCAGAAAAAATTAGAGATGTAATTGGATCAGGCGGAAAAGTAATCAATAAAATTATTGATGAAACCGGTGTAAAAATTGATATCGAAGACGATGGACAGGTATTCATTGCTTCAACTGATACAGAATCAGCAAATCGGGCTAAAGAAATTATTGAAAACATCGTCAGAGAACTGGAAATTGGCGAAGTCCTAACCGGAAAAGTTGTTAGAATTATGAATTTTGGTGCCTTTGTCTCTTTACCGGGTGACAAGGATGGATTAATTCATATCTCTAAGCTGGCTCATGAACGGGTTGAAAAAGTTGAAGATGTTGTAAATATTGGTGATGAAGTTACAGTTAAAATTGTCGAAATTGACAATCAGGGACGAATTAATTTGTCAAGAAAAGCGGTATTACCCAAAAATAAGTAG
- the rpsO gene encoding 30S ribosomal protein S15: protein MITKEQKAEIIKKFQIKEGDCGSTEVQIALLTARINDLNGHLKTHKKDHHSNRGLLKLVGQRRRLLAYLKDKDIFKYRELIKELNLRK from the coding sequence ATGATTACAAAAGAACAAAAAGCAGAAATCATCAAGAAGTTTCAGATTAAAGAAGGAGATTGCGGTTCCACAGAAGTGCAGATTGCTCTACTTACCGCACGTATTAATGATTTGAATGGTCATTTAAAAACCCATAAAAAGGATCATCATTCAAATCGAGGTTTGCTTAAATTAGTTGGACAGCGTAGAAGATTATTGGCATACTTGAAAGATAAAGATATTTTCAAATATCGTGAACTAATTAAAGAACTAAACTTAAGAAAATAA
- a CDS encoding bifunctional riboflavin kinase/FAD synthetase, with protein MNIEYQGEPIILALGFFDGVHLGHLALLQEAIRIGQKNQYKTGVMTFSEHPLELIFPNYTPWLITDNEEKRKIITEAGIDYVFLNSFNERLMQLTPEKFITDYLLKRYNIKGLVVGYNYNFGYKAAGTTNTLKELGRIYDFSVDIVAPCIVEKHPVSSTFIRELISCGQVEEVKPYLGRCYQLSGEVIRGKGLGHQYGIPTANLKLDKKRILPSTGVYYTHVMVKGRTYDGLTNLGFNPTFEKHPFSIETYIFDFEEEIYGQEIQIEFIEKIRNEIKFENIEDLILQIKSDIDLINKRFRKKTHVITLS; from the coding sequence ATGAACATTGAATATCAGGGGGAACCAATCATTTTGGCTTTAGGTTTTTTTGATGGGGTTCATCTGGGACATCTTGCCTTGCTTCAGGAGGCAATCAGAATCGGACAGAAAAACCAATACAAGACAGGCGTGATGACATTCTCAGAACATCCACTGGAGTTGATATTTCCGAATTATACACCGTGGTTAATTACTGATAATGAAGAAAAACGCAAAATCATAACTGAAGCAGGGATTGATTATGTTTTTTTAAACTCCTTTAATGAACGATTAATGCAATTGACACCAGAAAAATTTATTACAGATTATCTCTTAAAGCGTTATAATATTAAAGGCCTGGTAGTTGGCTATAATTATAATTTTGGATATAAGGCAGCTGGAACAACTAATACTTTAAAAGAGCTGGGCCGGATTTATGATTTTTCGGTGGATATTGTAGCACCCTGTATTGTTGAAAAACACCCGGTTAGTTCTACCTTTATCAGAGAGCTTATCAGCTGCGGTCAGGTTGAGGAAGTGAAACCTTATCTGGGCAGATGTTATCAGCTTTCCGGCGAGGTGATCAGAGGCAAAGGTCTTGGTCATCAGTATGGAATACCTACAGCTAACCTCAAGCTTGATAAAAAGAGAATTTTACCAAGCACGGGTGTTTATTATACACATGTGATGGTTAAGGGACGGACTTATGATGGTTTAACCAATTTAGGCTTTAATCCAACCTTTGAAAAACACCCTTTTAGTATAGAAACATATATTTTTGATTTTGAAGAAGAAATTTATGGTCAGGAGATTCAAATAGAATTTATTGAAAAAATTCGTAATGAGATTAAATTTGAAAATATTGAAGATCTCATTTTACAGATCAAGTCAGATATTGACTTAATTAATAAACGATTCCGAAAAAAGACACATGTCATAACTTTATCTTAA